One region of Flavobacterium sp. GSB-24 genomic DNA includes:
- a CDS encoding glycoside hydrolase family 3 N-terminal domain-containing protein, whose translation MKNAIIKIGLFTIMLFFIINCGVSKKSKTADETNKPVSTENKEVYIPKTQAEKKHFLQDSDAENRWTDSIYSKMTLDEKLGQLFFVSAYSNKDSVHVNKIKDLVANYKVGGLIFFQGGPVRQAKLTNEYQAKAKIPLFIGLDAEWGLSMRLDSTYAYPWNMTLGAIQDLDLIEKVGRNMGIECKRMGIHFNFAPVLDINTNPLNPIIGNRSFGESKTNVANRATALMKGIQSQGVLSTGKHFPGHGDTAVDSHKALPTVSFTKEHMDEVELYPYKQLFDEGLASVMVAHLNIPSLEPKENIPSSASYNVVTELLQKQLGFEGLIFTDGLGMKGASNFKGVGDLELAVLEAGNDIFLCPDDVPAALEKLKTFFSEGKITEERLAHSVKKILHYKFKAGLNKYKPIDLNNLQKDLNSPDKDALQYTLYENAVTVLKNEKDILPIKDLEQKIAYVKLGEDVNSDFITTLKKYTNITEVSNTNIDALNEELKKYDLVIVSYHKVNKAWEKQDFSSNELFFLNKIAENNKVILDIFAKPYTLLPIQNFDEMEGLVVSYQNSNISQIVSAEILFGAKEAKGKLPVSINENFKVNAGINTEKIDRLGFDTPENLGMSSVILSKIDAIAQKAIDGKMAPGMQVLVARKGNVVFQKSYGYHTYDKDVKVSNTDLYDVASISKMISTLPNVMQLYDKNKVTLETKLGAMLPLFAKSNKKDISFKDLLNHYAGLIAWSPFYKSTIDSKSYPLEKYYRKIPEKNFTTKVADSLFIRNDYHDTIMKFIADSPISLKKEYKYSDFTFIILKEYLERVTHQKLEDLSQKNFFNSIGMNYTTYNPLLRFDKNEIAPTEIDTYFRHQLIQGYVHDMAAAMEGGVAGHAGVFSNAMDVAKMMQLFLQKGSYGGERYFSEATFDTFNTCFYCAQGVERGLGFDKRLGKDGPTCQCASASSFGHTGFTGNMAWVDPENETVYVFLSNRTYPEIGEEGNKLAKEKIREDIQKIIYESILK comes from the coding sequence ATGAAAAATGCTATTATCAAAATAGGCTTGTTTACAATAATGCTTTTTTTTATCATCAATTGCGGTGTTTCTAAAAAAAGTAAAACTGCGGATGAAACAAATAAGCCAGTTTCTACCGAAAATAAAGAGGTTTACATACCCAAAACTCAAGCCGAGAAAAAACATTTCCTTCAAGATTCTGATGCCGAAAATCGCTGGACAGACAGCATTTACAGCAAAATGACTTTGGACGAAAAATTAGGGCAGTTGTTTTTTGTTTCGGCTTATTCAAATAAAGATTCTGTTCACGTAAATAAAATAAAAGATTTAGTTGCCAATTATAAAGTCGGCGGTCTTATTTTCTTTCAAGGCGGACCAGTTCGTCAGGCGAAATTAACTAACGAATATCAGGCGAAAGCTAAAATTCCTTTGTTCATAGGACTTGATGCCGAATGGGGATTAAGCATGCGTTTAGATTCGACTTACGCTTATCCTTGGAACATGACTTTGGGCGCCATTCAGGATTTGGATTTAATCGAAAAAGTTGGCCGTAATATGGGAATAGAATGCAAAAGAATGGGAATTCATTTCAATTTTGCTCCCGTTTTAGATATCAATACCAATCCGCTGAATCCTATTATCGGAAATCGTTCTTTCGGCGAAAGCAAAACAAACGTTGCCAACCGCGCGACTGCATTAATGAAAGGTATTCAAAGTCAAGGTGTTTTATCCACAGGAAAACATTTTCCGGGTCACGGCGACACGGCTGTCGATTCTCATAAAGCACTTCCTACGGTTTCTTTTACCAAAGAACATATGGATGAAGTCGAATTGTATCCGTACAAACAGCTTTTTGATGAAGGTCTGGCTTCGGTTATGGTCGCGCATCTTAATATTCCAAGTTTAGAACCGAAAGAAAATATTCCTTCTTCTGCATCTTATAATGTGGTTACAGAACTGCTTCAAAAACAATTAGGCTTTGAAGGTCTGATTTTTACAGATGGTTTAGGCATGAAAGGCGCGAGTAATTTTAAAGGTGTCGGCGATCTGGAATTGGCTGTTTTAGAAGCTGGAAATGATATTTTCCTTTGTCCCGATGATGTTCCAGCGGCTTTAGAAAAATTAAAAACTTTTTTTTCTGAAGGAAAAATAACAGAGGAGCGTTTGGCACATTCGGTTAAAAAAATACTGCATTATAAATTCAAAGCTGGTTTAAATAAATACAAACCAATTGATTTGAATAATCTGCAAAAAGATTTGAACAGCCCTGATAAAGACGCACTTCAATATACTTTGTATGAAAATGCCGTTACGGTTTTAAAAAATGAAAAAGACATTCTTCCAATTAAAGATCTGGAACAAAAAATCGCTTACGTAAAATTGGGAGAAGATGTAAACAGCGATTTTATTACGACTTTAAAAAAGTATACCAATATCACAGAAGTTTCCAATACCAATATCGACGCTTTAAACGAAGAACTAAAAAAATACGATTTAGTAATTGTGAGTTATCACAAAGTGAATAAAGCTTGGGAAAAACAAGATTTTAGTTCAAACGAGTTGTTTTTTCTAAACAAAATCGCCGAAAACAATAAAGTTATTCTCGACATTTTTGCAAAACCTTACACATTACTTCCAATCCAGAATTTTGATGAAATGGAAGGATTGGTGGTTTCGTACCAAAATTCAAACATTTCTCAGATTGTTTCTGCCGAAATTTTGTTTGGAGCGAAAGAAGCAAAAGGAAAACTGCCAGTTTCTATCAACGAAAATTTCAAAGTTAATGCTGGAATTAATACGGAGAAAATAGATCGTTTAGGTTTTGATACGCCAGAAAATCTCGGAATGAGTTCTGTCATTCTTTCTAAAATTGATGCCATTGCCCAAAAAGCAATTGATGGCAAAATGGCACCGGGAATGCAGGTTTTGGTGGCAAGGAAAGGAAATGTTGTTTTCCAGAAATCGTACGGATATCACACATATGATAAAGATGTAAAAGTTTCAAATACCGATTTATATGATGTTGCTTCGATTTCTAAAATGATTTCGACACTGCCAAATGTAATGCAGTTGTATGATAAAAACAAAGTTACCTTAGAAACAAAATTGGGTGCAATGCTGCCGTTGTTTGCGAAATCTAACAAAAAAGATATTTCGTTTAAAGATCTTTTAAATCACTATGCGGGACTTATTGCGTGGAGTCCATTTTACAAATCGACAATTGATTCGAAAAGTTATCCTTTGGAGAAATATTACAGAAAAATTCCAGAGAAAAATTTCACGACCAAAGTAGCCGACAGTCTTTTTATTCGAAATGATTACCACGACACGATCATGAAATTTATCGCCGACTCTCCTATTTCGCTTAAAAAAGAATACAAATACAGTGATTTTACTTTTATCATTTTAAAAGAATATCTAGAAAGAGTAACGCATCAAAAATTGGAAGATTTAAGCCAAAAGAACTTTTTCAATTCTATCGGAATGAATTATACAACATACAATCCGTTGCTTCGATTTGATAAAAATGAAATTGCTCCAACCGAAATTGATACGTATTTCAGACATCAGCTTATTCAGGGTTATGTGCATGATATGGCGGCTGCAATGGAAGGCGGTGTTGCTGGTCACGCAGGAGTTTTTTCGAATGCAATGGACGTGGCTAAAATGATGCAGCTTTTTCTCCAAAAAGGAAGTTACGGCGGTGAGCGTTATTTTTCTGAAGCAACATTTGATACTTTTAATACCTGCTTTTACTGTGCTCAAGGCGTAGAAAGAGGTTTAGGTTTTGATAAAAGATTAGGAAAAGACGGCCCGACTTGTCAATGCGCTTCTGCTTCAAGTTTTGGACACACGGGTTTTACAGGAAATATGGCTTGGGTTGATCCAGAAAATGAAACGGTTTATGTGTTTTTATCAAACAGAACTTATCCCGAAATTGGCGAAGAAGGAAATAAATTAGCCAAAGAAAAAATTCGTGAAGATATTCAGAAAATAATTTATGAATCTATACTAAAATAA